Below is a genomic region from Sorghum bicolor cultivar BTx623 chromosome 9, Sorghum_bicolor_NCBIv3, whole genome shotgun sequence.
TAATGAAATGATGCGCAGTTCTCCTGCGCTGTTCgagaaatttttttttgaaaaactgTTTTTAAGGAGAAGGGGTTATATCCCTTAAGTTTAAGATAATAATGTTTTTATATTGTTTTTTAATGGTGCCCGTCGTGTAAAAACTCGTGAAGCCTTGATTCATTTGCAAAATACTTGCATTAGTATCATTTCATATTAGATGCTTGGTGAACCAATGTTTTATCGCATTGTGATAACTGTAGTTTGTTTCCTTGTCTATTGTACCATGTCAACATGTTACATAATCCTGGCAGTCataggttttctgctatctaATGAATGATCACGCTCAATGGGTTTAAGATTCTGGAGTTTCTTGGAGAAGCTATATATTTTGGCTAACCATTTCTTCTATGACACTGCAGCTTGTTGAACACCCTCACAGCAACATTTTCTTGCTGAAGACCAACTTGCTTCAACTCATAGTTGATATCATCAAGTACTTGTCTTATGCCTTTATATCTCTGTTTTTCCTTCTGTTATGTTTTCAACTATAATATATGTTGTCTTTTCTTTTGGTCTGTGCAGTGATTCATCAGCTGATTCTGTTATACGGTCAAGGGCAGCATTAATTAGTGGGAGGCTTCTTTCTTCAGCTGATGCTTTCACAGCAATTGATAAATCCTGTAAGCATCAATACACCATTTCAGTCGTCAAACTTTCGATTACCAATTGTTCCACAACTTTGAACATTGAAGATTTTCTATTGTAAATGTTTCATCATCCTGCTTTAAATTTAATCAGATGACCATCTTCTGTAGTTTTCTTACATGTGAAACTAGACAGACATGTTAATCAAGATTTCCCCATGTTAGGCGTTACCAATCTGCTTGTAGCCATAGACAAAATTTTGAAGATGGAAGAAAGCCAGAATACTGATGAAATTGAGAGTGCATTGGAGACCTTGGGTCTAATTGGTACAAGTAAGTCATGCTTCTGCTTGATAATATTGAAGTCTTCACCACGTTGCCAGAATAAATCCTTACTGTTCCTTTGATTTTATGTTACAATAGCAAGTCAAGGAGCACATTTCTTGCTGACATCATCAAATGTTGCCAGACATGTTGTCAAGTCATCCTTTGACCGACAAGGCAGAGGTAGACAGCTGGTAAGTTTGTATACTTATTTGCATGCTTTGATCGAAATCATCACCTGTTACCGGTAAAGGAGTCATATTGTTAGAAACTATCCCTCTTATGTGTTATGATACACATGCAGGCTGCTTTACATGCCTTTGGGAGCATATGTGGTATGGATAGACAAGAAGACCAGATGAAACTTGATGACGAAGCCGAAGGAAACTTGAAGCGCTTGGTCTATACAACTGCAGCAAACAGTCCAAAATTAACCCCTTCAGTTAGTAGCAACAGTTTTTCTAGTTTGTCCATTTATCTGAAATTGCTTATGATTCTGCCTTCTTAGTTGTGTTTTTTATTAAGCCTTTTTCTCTTGATTGTTTGCCAGGCTGCTCTTCTGTCAATTCTGCAACAAGACCCGGACATTAGGATAGCTGTAAGCACCTTAGGCTCGTTAAAGATATTTTTGCATTTTGAATGAATATTTTCTTAACTCGTTAGCTTGGATATTTTTATTGTGCTCAACCTGATGAATGTCGAATGCATGACCATCTGCAGGGTTACAGAGTAATATCAGGACTGGTCATCCGGGAATGGTGCTTAAGGGAGGTTTGCTTAAATTCAGAGATAATCAGATTTGTTACAGACCCAACAATGGAGACAACAAAACTTGGTAAGTAATTAATACACTTGATCCTAATGAAGTAATTATAACCATCTGAACTTGTTTCAACAGGGCATTATGGTATTTATTTGATCATTTGGAATTGTTTTGTCAAACTGGTTATATTTGAATGTGTTGCCATGATCAAGTCATTCATAGTTTACAAATCCTACCATGCACTGGGCTAATTTCCATTTATTGGGCCAATTATTGTAATGTTATGTTGTAGGCATGGAAGCCCGGTATAACTGCTGTGTGGCAATTAACAAGGCCCTATCATCATCCCATCTTCTGCATGAAGCAAGTCTTTCTGGACTCATTGGGAAGGTAGACTCTCACTCTCTCAGGGCCAGTATCTGTCACTTTTGTTGCTTGAGTCTAAAACGTTAACCAGCAATACAAAACGTTTTTGGTGCAGTTGAATGATGCCGTGAAACGGGGCCCTTACCTTTCTGAAAGGAAGCGTGTGGAGGCACGGCCGGTTGTTGATACTGCAGAGAGGTTTTAAGCTAGCCAGAGGTTTTAAGCTAGCCTTGAGCCTTCACCCAAAGTAAACGATGACTCTCACAGCGTAGTTAGGAGGTAACTGGGCGTGCCCTGCGTCTCATGCTGTTGGCTTATGAATATCAGACATACATATGGTGTACTTGGATGATGGGGAGGACAATGTGTACTTGAGCTCATACCGTTTC
It encodes:
- the LOC8074574 gene encoding uncharacterized protein LOC8074574 isoform X1, translating into MEPSPAAGELGAMLRAAADFASYPGLHSDDTVRQFLERCPLPKLLGALQSEADVPGMVETVTECLDKIFSSRYGASLLPSYGAFIQAGLLTDSKQIRKLACKAVLHLLDKAEDGAAVETVVQHNLFPLMINCLIEGDEEISAIILDTVKRLAQIPKGAEVIFPPDGQGSVQLGKVAAQSSSLPRIRILSLIAKLFTVSSYTASAIRDTNLLSIFEEEIKDTRDMLKTLSALEVLYELVEHPHSNIFLLKTNLLQLIVDIINDSSADSVIRSRAALISGRLLSSADAFTAIDKSFFLHVKLDRHVNQDFPMLGVTNLLVAIDKILKMEESQNTDEIESALETLGLIGTTSQGAHFLLTSSNVARHVVKSSFDRQGRGRQLAALHAFGSICGMDRQEDQMKLDDEAEGNLKRLVYTTAANSPKLTPSAALLSILQQDPDIRIAGYRVISGLVIREWCLREVCLNSEIIRFVTDPTMETTKLGMEARYNCCVAINKALSSSHLLHEASLSGLIGKLNDAVKRGPYLSERKRVEARPVVDTAERF
- the LOC8074574 gene encoding uncharacterized protein LOC8074574 isoform X2, which gives rise to MEPSPAAGELGAMLRAAADFASYPGLHSDDTVRQFLERCPLPKLLGALQSEADVPGMVETVTECLDKIFSSRYGASLLPSYGAFIQAGLLTDSKQIRKLACKAVLHLLDKAEDGAAVETVVQHNLFPLMINCLIEGDEEISAIILDTVKRLAQIPKGAEVIFPPDGQGSVQLGKVAAQSSSLPRIRILSLIAKLFTVSSYTASAIRDTNLLSIFEEEIKDTRDMLKTLSALEVLYELVEHPHSNIFLLKTNLLQLIVDIINDSSADSVIRSRAALISGRLLSSADAFTAIDKSCVTNLLVAIDKILKMEESQNTDEIESALETLGLIGTTSQGAHFLLTSSNVARHVVKSSFDRQGRGRQLAALHAFGSICGMDRQEDQMKLDDEAEGNLKRLVYTTAANSPKLTPSAALLSILQQDPDIRIAGYRVISGLVIREWCLREVCLNSEIIRFVTDPTMETTKLGMEARYNCCVAINKALSSSHLLHEASLSGLIGKLNDAVKRGPYLSERKRVEARPVVDTAERF